The following proteins are co-located in the Microplitis demolitor isolate Queensland-Clemson2020A chromosome 3, iyMicDemo2.1a, whole genome shotgun sequence genome:
- the LOC103572983 gene encoding tubulin monoglutamylase TTLL4, translating into MDVISRTYNHLELVSNNNSNSNNIDELEEDIDLDPDFEDEDVQDELPDTSESIPNITDSESVTDDNIIKFPLRRSLFPNVPPYIVFHLHDSSGHELPPSLTKHLKWKLSCITPILVRKTVLKSGYRLLKDPDDWLSIWGKQMKSSCFKGLKDHQKFNHFPGTFQIGRKDRLWRNLSRFMIKYGKKEFNFVPRTYVLPQDLRSFRQIWEKSGGKEKWIIKPPASARGTGIRVVHRWSQIPKKRPLVVQQYLSKPLLIGGAKFDLRLYVLVSSINPLRIYIYPDGLVRFASVKYNDDINYLSDRLMHLTNYSINKNSSNYTSNDCADSCSGHKWTVKTLWSYLEKDGVNTKKIWSSIKDIVIKTVISTESPINTLIRTNTTNRYTCFELFGVDILLDESYKPWLLEFNVSPSLQSASALDIAVKGPMIKNVFNIVGFRLPANLPKREIRKLKKMYEYEEILCQNTTLDKLVLSNLEKQKQALYSNLDREDYLDDILEDLTPDDVRCLIAHEDEITQTDKFERIFPNKHSHPYLDLFDVPRYYNMLLDAWEDKYGDNREEGIALLQKLCGEKMHLETQTI; encoded by the coding sequence ATGGACGTCATATCACGAACGTACAATCATCTCGAGTtagttagtaataataatagtaatagtaataatatagaCGAATTAGAGGAAGATATTGATCTGGATCCAGATTTTGAGGATGAAGATGTTCAAGACGAACTGCCAGATACGAGTGAATCTATTCCCAATATAACAGACTCAGAATCAGTAACAGATgataatattatcaaatttcCATTGCGTCGTAGTTTATTTCCAAATGTACCGCCGTATATTGTCTTCCATTTGCATGACTCATCGGGGCACGAACTGCCGCCTTCGTTAACTAAACATCTAAAATGGAAATTGAGCTGCATAACACCAATATTAGTGCGTAAAACAGTTTTAAAATCAGGCTACCGTTTGCTAAAAGATCCTGATGATTGGCTGTCAATATGGGGCAAACAAATGAAGTCAAGTTGTTTCAAAGGATTAAAAgatcatcaaaaatttaatcattttcccGGTACATTTCAAATCGGACGTAAAGATCGTCTGTGGCGCAATTTAAGTCGTTTTATGATCAAATACGGAAAAAAGGAATTCAATTTTGTACCACGTACTTATGTGTTGCCGCAAGACTTGCGTAGTTTTCGTCAAATTTGGGAGAAAAGTGGCGGGAAAGAAAAGTGGATTATAAAACCACCGGCATCGGCACGTGGTACGGGAATTCGTGTTGTTCATCGATGGTCACAGATTCCAAAAAAACGTCCATTAGTTGTACaacaatatttatcaaaaccTTTATTAATTGGCGGTGCCAAATTTGATTTACGTCTGTATGTATTGGTATCAAGTATAAATCCactacgtatatatatttatcccGACGGTTTAGTACGTTTTGCATCTGTCAAGTACAATGATGATATCAACTACCTCAGTGATCGTCTTATGCATCTAACAAATtacagtattaataaaaacagcTCAAATTACACGAGTAATGATTGCGCTGATTCTTGTAGTGGCCACAAGTGGACAGTTAAAACTCTGTGGTCGTATTTAGAAAAAGATGGtgtgaatacaaaaaaaatttggtcatCTATCAAAGACATTGTCATAAAAACAGTAATATCAACCGAGTCTCCAATTAATACACTTATTAGAACGAATACTACAAATCGTTACACCTGTTTCGAATTATTTGGTGTAGATATTTTGTTGGATGAATCTTATAAGCCTTGGCTACTCGAATTCAATGTTTCGCCGTCACTTCAGTCTGCATCGGCACTCGATATTGCCGTAAAGGGACCCatgataaaaaacgttttcaaTATTGTAGGCTTTCGATTGCCGGCAAATTTACCTAAGCGCGAAATCAGAAAACTGAAAAAGATGTATGAATATGAAGAGATCCTGTGCCAGAATACGACGCTCGATAAGCTCGTATTGTCAAATCTCGAAAAACAGAAACAAGCTCTGTACAGTAATTTGGATAGAGAAGATTATTTGGATGATATTCTAGAAGATTTGACGCCGGATGACGTTAGATGTTTGATTGCTCACGAAGATGAAATAACGCAgactgataaatttgaaagaatATTTCCAAATAAACATTCGCATCCATACTTAGATTTATTTGATGTGCCAAGGTATTATAATATGTTACTTGACGCTTGGGAAGATAAATATGGGGATAATCGTGAAGAGGGTATTGCGTTGTTGCAAAAACTTTGTGGTGAGAAGATGCACTTAGAAActcaaacaatttaa